A genome region from Flavobacterium sp. CFS9 includes the following:
- a CDS encoding T9SS type A sorting domain-containing protein, which yields MKKNLLILLLLLLTIPLWAQQVQITESSGWLESAFVKWQPVSNAQTYNVYYSGNGITDQKIDDQLIRSYGSYFRADIPGLKAGSYMVKIKPVISGAEGTGSTTGSLTVAAQDRNGFAFEGGRVPGGYKADGTPKDNAVILYITQNTKNTISMNITGASANPCVGLQNILYAIKKGKDTRPFIIRLIGNITDLSVMEGGDVVIENANNAASYLTIEGIGNDAVANGWGVRLKSASNIEVSNLGFMNCNSTAGDNVGMQQDNDHVWVHNCDLFYGNAGSDADQIKGDGALDNKTSTYITLSYNHFWDNGKASLLGLSEGTTTGLYITYHHNWFDHSDSRHPRVRYYSAHIYNNYFDGVAKYGSGSTLGSSLFVEGNYFRNSKHPMLTSLQGTDIWDETNQVNNAGTMGTFSGEAGGSIKAFNNTFDASNGTNSMRFVAYNDPNPVYNISGKISSTTDFDAYVATTRGETVSSSVKSKSGANTYNNFDTDAALYVKNLTIEQPATAKTKVTQYAGRVSGGDLKWTFDNSIDDTSSLVITALKSALTNYTGTLVAVQGEGNPPASSQTLTSTANNNQTVTSGTAIGTIVFTWGGNATDATVTGLPASGISFVKNTSAKTITITGTPTATVSYSIATTGTGTPATGSGTITVTAAGSQTLTSTNNNSQTVASGNAIATIVFTWGGNATDATVTGLPASGISFVKNTSAKTITITGTPTANVSYSIATTGTGTPATGSGTITITTGTPAGDEIHNFTTSGKTSSFYTITGNMNSTNGSVTYAGLTLTARLKIESSTSITYTTTSPSTLTLVFDSNFTGTIKVNNVSYTASAGIVTASIPAGSNTITKGSVANLFYISTEYNNGSTLRKAQTAEIAAESKTSKVILYPNPVSNVLYFSESAQTIEKVQVYNMSGTLVKSVGKNVESIDVSNLISGTYLVKVYTNEGSFSQTVLKK from the coding sequence ATGAAAAAAAACCTACTCATTCTCCTGCTTTTACTGCTTACAATACCCCTTTGGGCACAACAAGTTCAAATTACCGAATCCTCGGGCTGGCTCGAATCGGCTTTTGTTAAATGGCAACCTGTGAGCAATGCACAAACCTACAATGTGTATTACTCCGGCAACGGAATCACCGATCAAAAAATTGACGATCAATTGATCCGAAGTTACGGAAGCTATTTTCGCGCAGACATACCGGGTCTAAAAGCGGGATCTTATATGGTTAAAATCAAACCGGTCATTTCGGGTGCAGAAGGTACTGGTTCAACAACAGGTTCGTTAACCGTTGCTGCCCAAGACCGTAATGGATTTGCTTTTGAAGGCGGACGAGTTCCGGGAGGTTACAAAGCTGACGGAACTCCGAAAGACAACGCCGTTATTTTATACATCACACAAAATACCAAAAACACTATTTCGATGAATATTACGGGAGCTAGTGCAAACCCATGCGTTGGTTTACAAAACATATTGTACGCCATCAAAAAAGGAAAAGATACACGTCCGTTTATCATTCGTTTAATTGGAAATATTACTGACCTATCTGTGATGGAAGGCGGAGATGTTGTTATTGAAAATGCTAACAATGCGGCCAGTTACCTAACGATTGAAGGAATAGGAAATGATGCTGTTGCCAATGGCTGGGGTGTGCGTTTGAAATCGGCATCGAACATAGAGGTAAGTAATCTTGGTTTTATGAACTGTAACAGTACCGCGGGTGATAATGTGGGCATGCAGCAAGACAATGACCACGTTTGGGTACACAACTGTGATTTATTCTATGGAAACGCAGGAAGCGATGCTGATCAAATAAAAGGAGACGGAGCTTTAGACAATAAGACCTCAACTTACATTACCCTGTCTTACAATCACTTTTGGGACAATGGAAAAGCAAGTCTTTTGGGTCTAAGCGAAGGTACTACGACAGGGCTTTACATTACGTATCATCACAACTGGTTCGATCACTCAGACTCTCGTCATCCTCGTGTTCGTTATTATTCTGCCCACATTTACAACAACTATTTTGATGGTGTTGCCAAATACGGTTCGGGTTCTACATTAGGATCTTCTTTATTCGTAGAAGGAAATTATTTCCGCAACAGTAAACATCCGATGTTAACTTCTTTACAGGGAACGGATATCTGGGACGAAACCAATCAGGTAAATAATGCCGGAACTATGGGGACATTCTCAGGTGAAGCGGGAGGATCAATTAAAGCCTTCAACAATACCTTTGATGCTTCAAACGGAACAAACAGCATGCGTTTTGTAGCCTACAATGATCCTAATCCAGTATACAATATTTCAGGAAAAATTAGCTCTACAACCGATTTCGATGCCTATGTTGCTACGACAAGGGGCGAAACAGTAAGCAGTTCTGTTAAATCTAAATCCGGAGCCAATACCTATAATAATTTTGATACCGATGCTGCTCTGTACGTAAAAAATTTAACAATCGAACAACCGGCAACCGCTAAAACAAAGGTAACTCAATATGCCGGACGTGTTTCCGGAGGTGACTTAAAATGGACGTTTGATAATAGTATTGATGATACGTCGTCATTAGTAATCACAGCACTTAAATCGGCACTTACCAATTATACAGGAACTTTGGTTGCTGTACAGGGTGAAGGCAATCCGCCTGCAAGTTCTCAAACCCTAACTTCAACTGCCAATAACAATCAAACTGTGACAAGCGGTACTGCTATTGGAACAATTGTTTTCACTTGGGGAGGAAATGCAACAGATGCTACAGTTACAGGATTGCCAGCTTCAGGAATTAGTTTTGTAAAAAATACCAGTGCCAAAACGATCACCATTACCGGAACACCTACCGCAACAGTTTCTTACTCTATCGCAACTACCGGAACGGGAACTCCGGCAACGGGCTCAGGAACCATTACGGTAACAGCAGCGGGATCGCAAACACTTACATCCACAAACAATAACAGTCAAACGGTTGCCAGTGGAAACGCAATTGCAACGATTGTTTTCACCTGGGGAGGAAATGCAACAGATGCTACAGTTACAGGATTGCCAGCTTCAGGAATTAGTTTTGTAAAAAATACCAGTGCCAAAACGATCACGATTACAGGAACTCCAACCGCCAATGTTTCTTACTCTATCGCAACTACCGGAACCGGAACACCTGCAACGGGTTCAGGAACTATTACCATTACTACCGGAACACCTGCCGGAGACGAGATTCATAATTTTACAACATCCGGAAAAACGAGTTCATTTTACACCATTACTGGAAATATGAATTCAACTAACGGATCTGTGACCTATGCGGGATTAACTCTCACCGCACGTCTAAAAATTGAATCTAGTACTTCCATTACCTATACTACTACGAGTCCTTCTACTCTGACATTGGTTTTCGACTCTAACTTTACAGGAACGATCAAAGTTAATAATGTTTCGTATACTGCATCGGCCGGAATTGTAACGGCTTCCATTCCCGCAGGTTCAAATACGATCACAAAAGGATCTGTTGCTAATTTATTCTACATCAGTACAGAATACAATAATGGAAGCACGTTACGAAAAGCTCAAACAGCTGAAATTGCTGCAGAATCAAAAACTTCAAAAGTGATTTTATATCCGAATCCTGTTTCTAATGTTTTATACTTCTCCGAATCAGCCCAAACTATAGAAAAAGTTCAGGTATACAATATGTCAGGAACTTTAGTAAAAAGCGTTGGCAAAAATGTGGAAAGCATTGATGTAAGTAATTTAATTTCGGGTACCTATTTAGTAAAAGTTTATACGAATGAAGGCTCGTTTAGTCAAACTGTTCTAAAAAAATAA
- a CDS encoding Bax inhibitor-1/YccA family protein: MNFNSKNPFLSNKRFSSNAVSKAEEVHQAQIIDYNQEMTLSGTINKTAILFLILCGSAMVTWWMAFNGMNVMLPAIGGAIIGLILVIISAFKPQASPYLAPGYALFEGLFIGGISAIFEAKYPGIVINAVGATLVTFLVCLGLYKFRIVKVTEQFKSVVVAATLAIATYYLISWLVSLFTSWTPVHYGNSMMSIGISVFVIIIAALNLFLDFDQIEKGVQQRMPKFMEWYGAMGLIITLVWLYIEFLRLLSKLSSKD, translated from the coding sequence ATGAACTTTAATTCAAAAAATCCATTTTTAAGCAACAAGCGTTTCTCCTCTAATGCTGTTTCAAAAGCTGAAGAAGTACATCAGGCACAAATTATCGACTACAATCAGGAGATGACTTTGTCCGGTACAATCAACAAAACGGCCATCTTGTTTTTAATTTTATGCGGATCGGCTATGGTAACGTGGTGGATGGCATTTAATGGTATGAATGTGATGCTGCCTGCTATTGGTGGTGCCATCATTGGACTAATTTTAGTTATAATTTCAGCCTTCAAACCACAAGCTTCTCCTTATTTAGCTCCTGGTTATGCTTTATTTGAGGGATTATTTATTGGAGGAATTTCAGCCATTTTTGAAGCCAAATATCCCGGAATTGTAATTAATGCCGTTGGAGCAACTTTGGTAACTTTCTTAGTATGCCTTGGTTTATATAAATTTAGAATTGTAAAAGTAACCGAGCAATTTAAGTCAGTTGTTGTTGCGGCAACATTGGCCATCGCTACTTATTATTTAATTTCGTGGTTGGTTTCTTTATTCACAAGCTGGACTCCAGTTCACTATGGAAATTCAATGATGAGTATCGGAATTAGCGTTTTTGTGATTATTATTGCTGCATTAAACTTATTCTTAGACTTTGATCAGATCGAAAAAGGAGTTCAGCAAAGAATGCCAAAATTCATGGAATGGTATGGCGCAATGGGACTAATTATTACATTAGTTTGGTTGTACATTGAATTCTTACGACTATTATCAAAATTATCAAGCAAAGATTAA
- a CDS encoding NADH-quinone oxidoreductase subunit N: protein MNTLIAITGLGIFCLLFEILNLRKAIIPITIAGLLGVLALNFYEFGSTASYYNNMITVSKFSVTFSSLFIVLTIFLVALSHNFYENHPTKISDFVAIKVFLLAGGVAMVSFGNLAMFFLGIEILSIALYVLAASDRLNLKSNEAGMKYFLMGSFASGIILFGICLIYGAMGTFDVAEIHEISLSAELPIWFPIGMILMIIGMLFKVAAVPFHFWAPDVYEGSPALTTALMSTLAKVVAIATLYKLVSALNFIPSLDNQDLLGTFETIVVIVSIASMTVGNIMALRQVNVKRMLAFSGISHAGFMLMTLLTIATSAGVLLYYTAAYALAGIAAFSVVLYVCKNQDNEDITNFHGLGKTNPLLAAILTGSLLSMAGIPIFSGFFAKLFLFNQTIQSGYIALVIVAVINSIISVGYYFKLILAMYSKEPNQERTGKPFLIYAVAVISIALNIALGLFPSLVLDLLK from the coding sequence ATGAATACATTAATAGCTATAACAGGATTGGGTATTTTCTGCCTATTGTTTGAAATTCTTAATTTAAGAAAAGCCATTATTCCAATTACCATCGCTGGTTTATTGGGTGTTTTGGCTCTTAACTTTTACGAATTCGGATCAACAGCAAGTTACTATAACAATATGATTACAGTGAGTAAGTTCTCTGTCACATTTTCATCGTTGTTTATTGTGTTGACCATTTTCCTGGTAGCATTAAGTCATAATTTTTACGAAAATCATCCAACCAAAATCTCCGATTTCGTTGCGATCAAAGTATTTTTATTAGCCGGTGGAGTAGCTATGGTTTCTTTTGGGAACTTAGCGATGTTTTTCTTAGGAATCGAAATCCTATCTATTGCCCTTTACGTTTTGGCAGCAAGTGATCGTTTGAACTTAAAGAGTAACGAGGCTGGTATGAAATATTTCCTAATGGGATCTTTTGCCTCAGGAATTATCTTATTCGGAATCTGTTTGATTTACGGAGCGATGGGAACTTTTGATGTAGCTGAAATTCATGAAATCTCTTTATCTGCTGAATTGCCAATCTGGTTTCCAATCGGGATGATTTTAATGATTATTGGTATGTTGTTCAAAGTAGCAGCAGTTCCATTTCATTTCTGGGCACCGGATGTTTATGAAGGTTCTCCTGCATTAACAACAGCTTTAATGAGTACTTTGGCAAAAGTTGTGGCAATCGCTACGCTTTATAAATTGGTTTCTGCCTTGAATTTTATTCCATCTCTGGACAATCAGGATCTTCTAGGAACTTTTGAAACTATTGTTGTAATCGTTTCGATCGCTTCTATGACTGTTGGAAATATAATGGCATTGCGTCAGGTAAATGTAAAACGTATGCTGGCATTCTCAGGAATCTCGCATGCCGGTTTTATGTTGATGACTTTATTGACAATCGCAACATCAGCAGGTGTTTTATTGTACTATACTGCAGCTTATGCTTTGGCCGGAATCGCTGCATTTAGTGTTGTTTTATATGTGTGTAAAAATCAGGATAACGAAGATATTACCAACTTCCATGGTTTAGGAAAAACAAATCCTCTATTGGCAGCAATCCTTACAGGTTCGTTGTTGTCTATGGCCGGTATTCCGATTTTCTCTGGTTTTTTCGCCAAATTATTCTTATTCAACCAAACGATTCAGTCCGGATATATTGCTCTGGTAATTGTAGCCGTTATCAACTCAATCATTAGTGTTGGATACTATTTCAAACTAATCTTAGCGATGTACTCTAAAGAACCTAATCAGGAACGTACCGGAAAACCTTTCCTTATTTATGCCGTTGCGGTTATTTCAATTGCCTTGAACATTGCTTTAGGTTTATTCCCTTCTTTGGTTTTAGATCTTTTAAAATAA
- a CDS encoding NuoM family protein, giving the protein MNVSLILIILLIGAFATYFAGDKLASKVALFFSLAALGCSIVLLNHFSAGENISLINTWITQPKISFALNADGLGMAMLLLTVALTPIIIFSSFGNEYKNAKGFYALILFMAFAMTGTFLAADGLLYYIFWELALIPIYFIALIWGNGDTEERRKAVVKFFIYTLAGSLFMLVAFIYLYQKAGSFLIEDLYKLNLSACEQLWIFLAFFLAYAIKIPIIPFHTWQANVYQKAPTVGTMLLSGIMLKMGLYSVIRWQLPLAPLAAKEYMNIFIALGIAGVIYGSIVALRQKDLKKLLAYSSLAHVGLIAAGTYTLTIDGLRGAVLQMIAHGFVVVGLFYAAEIIFRRYETREISQLGGIRTQSPKFTSMFLILVLASVALPSTFNFVGEFTVLYSLSQINIWFAVLGGTTIILGAYYMLKMFQNVMLGETNSKTFADVSVNEGISLVAIIAVLIFFGFYPKPITDLITPSLETILNVINKN; this is encoded by the coding sequence ATGAACGTTTCTCTTATATTAATTATTCTTCTAATTGGTGCATTTGCCACTTACTTTGCCGGTGACAAACTAGCATCAAAAGTAGCTTTGTTCTTTAGTTTGGCGGCTTTAGGTTGTTCAATTGTTTTATTAAATCATTTTTCAGCTGGTGAGAATATCAGCCTGATCAATACCTGGATTACTCAGCCTAAAATTTCATTTGCTTTAAATGCTGATGGTTTAGGTATGGCGATGCTTTTGCTTACAGTAGCTCTAACGCCAATTATTATATTCTCTTCTTTTGGTAACGAATACAAAAATGCCAAAGGTTTTTATGCTCTAATTTTATTCATGGCTTTTGCGATGACAGGAACGTTCCTTGCAGCAGATGGTCTTTTATATTATATTTTCTGGGAGTTAGCGCTTATTCCAATTTACTTTATTGCCCTTATCTGGGGGAATGGTGATACCGAAGAACGCAGAAAAGCAGTAGTTAAATTCTTTATCTACACACTGGCAGGTTCCTTATTCATGTTAGTTGCTTTTATCTACCTGTATCAAAAAGCCGGAAGCTTCTTAATCGAAGATTTATATAAATTAAATTTATCGGCTTGCGAGCAATTATGGATTTTCTTAGCCTTCTTCTTAGCCTATGCAATCAAAATTCCGATTATTCCTTTCCATACCTGGCAGGCAAACGTATACCAAAAAGCACCAACTGTTGGAACAATGCTTTTATCAGGTATCATGCTAAAAATGGGATTGTACAGTGTTATTCGTTGGCAATTGCCACTTGCACCATTGGCTGCAAAAGAATACATGAACATCTTTATCGCTCTTGGAATTGCAGGTGTTATCTACGGATCAATTGTGGCTTTAAGACAAAAAGATCTGAAGAAATTGTTAGCTTATTCATCCCTTGCGCACGTTGGTTTAATTGCGGCAGGAACTTACACGCTGACTATTGATGGTTTACGCGGAGCTGTATTGCAAATGATTGCTCACGGTTTCGTAGTAGTAGGCTTGTTCTATGCAGCCGAAATTATCTTCAGAAGATATGAAACCAGAGAAATTTCACAATTAGGTGGTATTCGTACGCAATCTCCAAAATTCACTTCAATGTTTTTAATTTTGGTATTGGCTTCTGTAGCTTTGCCAAGTACTTTTAACTTTGTTGGAGAATTTACTGTTTTGTATAGTCTTTCTCAAATTAATATCTGGTTTGCTGTTTTAGGTGGAACTACTATTATTTTAGGAGCTTATTATATGCTTAAAATGTTTCAAAATGTAATGTTGGGAGAAACCAATTCAAAAACTTTTGCTGACGTCTCTGTTAATGAAGGAATCTCATTAGTAGCGATTATTGCAGTATTAATTTTCTTCGGATTCTATCCAAAACCTATTACAGATTTGATTACACCAAGTTTAGAAACGATTCTGAACGTTATCAATAAAAATTAA
- the nuoL gene encoding NADH-quinone oxidoreductase subunit L, with the protein MDTNLALLLVLSPFLGFLINVFFGKSLGKTVSGIIGTAAVVVSFAVTLFFFNQVSQTKQALQVTLFDWIQISNLKINLGFLLDQLSLLWLLFVTGIGSLIHLYSISYMHDDENMHKFFAYLNLFVFFMITLVMGSNLLVLFIGWEGVGLCSYLLIGFWHKNQDYNDAAKKAFIMNRIGDLGLLIGMFILGSMFSTLDYATLKTAIAGAANLNIALLSLAALCLFIGACGKSAQIPLYTWLPDAMAGPTPVSALIHAATMVTAGIFMITRLNFIFDLAPDVQTIIAVIGAVTSLVAATIGLVQTDIKKVLAYSTVSQLGLMFLALGFGAYEVAVFHVITHAFFKACLFLGSGSVIHGLHGEQDMRKMGGLRKAMPITFWTMLISSLAISGVPFFSGFFSKDEILLTAFHHSIPLYVVGSVASIMTAFYMFRLMFLTFFKDFRGTEEQKHHLHESDGLITFPLVILAILATFGGLISLPGNSWLNEYLAPLFTKVAGEEHHLGTTEYTLMGVAVLGGLLGILIAYVKYFKQDNVPEADENISGLTKVLYNKYYVDEAYDAIFVGPVNALSKFFRDYIETGLSALVFGLGKVANELAFQGKKLQNGSIGLYLFVFVLGLCAIVSYIFLAK; encoded by the coding sequence ATGGATACCAATTTAGCTTTACTTTTAGTTTTATCTCCTTTTTTAGGATTTTTAATCAATGTTTTCTTTGGCAAAAGCTTAGGAAAAACCGTTTCAGGAATCATCGGAACTGCTGCTGTAGTGGTTTCTTTTGCTGTTACACTTTTCTTTTTCAATCAGGTGAGCCAAACCAAACAAGCGCTTCAGGTTACTTTATTTGACTGGATTCAAATTAGTAATTTAAAGATCAATCTTGGATTTTTATTAGATCAGTTGTCTTTACTTTGGTTGCTTTTTGTAACCGGTATCGGATCATTGATTCACTTATACTCTATCAGCTACATGCACGACGATGAGAATATGCACAAGTTTTTTGCTTATTTGAATCTGTTTGTTTTCTTCATGATTACTCTTGTAATGGGAAGTAACTTATTAGTGTTATTCATCGGTTGGGAAGGTGTTGGACTTTGTTCGTACTTATTAATTGGATTCTGGCACAAAAATCAGGATTACAATGATGCTGCGAAAAAAGCATTCATCATGAACAGAATTGGAGATTTAGGTTTATTAATCGGAATGTTTATTCTGGGCTCCATGTTCTCTACTTTAGATTATGCTACACTAAAAACTGCAATCGCAGGAGCAGCGAACTTAAACATCGCATTGCTTTCATTAGCTGCTTTATGTTTGTTTATTGGAGCTTGTGGTAAATCAGCACAAATTCCATTATACACCTGGTTGCCTGATGCGATGGCGGGACCAACTCCGGTTTCTGCATTAATTCACGCGGCAACAATGGTAACTGCCGGTATCTTCATGATCACCCGATTAAACTTTATTTTTGACCTTGCACCGGACGTTCAGACTATAATTGCTGTGATTGGAGCTGTAACTTCATTAGTTGCTGCAACTATTGGTTTGGTTCAGACCGATATCAAAAAAGTATTGGCCTACTCTACCGTTTCTCAATTAGGTTTAATGTTTCTAGCCTTAGGATTTGGTGCCTATGAAGTAGCCGTTTTTCATGTAATTACGCACGCTTTCTTCAAAGCTTGTTTATTCTTAGGATCAGGTTCTGTAATTCATGGTTTACACGGAGAGCAGGATATGCGTAAAATGGGTGGTTTGCGTAAAGCGATGCCAATCACTTTTTGGACCATGTTAATTTCATCATTAGCCATTTCAGGTGTTCCGTTTTTCTCCGGTTTCTTCTCTAAAGACGAAATTTTATTAACTGCTTTCCACCATAGCATCCCGCTTTATGTTGTAGGATCTGTTGCTTCGATCATGACAGCATTTTATATGTTCCGATTGATGTTCCTTACTTTCTTTAAAGATTTCAGAGGAACCGAAGAGCAAAAACACCACTTACATGAAAGTGACGGATTGATTACTTTTCCTTTAGTAATTTTAGCTATTCTGGCTACTTTTGGAGGATTGATCAGTTTACCTGGTAACAGCTGGTTAAATGAATACTTAGCTCCTCTTTTCACAAAAGTAGCGGGTGAAGAACACCATTTAGGTACAACAGAATATACACTGATGGGAGTTGCTGTACTAGGCGGATTATTAGGTATTTTAATTGCTTATGTGAAATACTTCAAACAAGACAATGTTCCGGAAGCGGATGAAAACATTAGCGGTTTGACAAAAGTATTGTACAACAAATATTATGTAGACGAAGCTTACGATGCAATATTCGTTGGTCCTGTTAACGCATTATCAAAATTTTTCAGAGACTATATCGAAACGGGTCTGTCTGCCCTTGTTTTTGGATTAGGAAAAGTAGCCAACGAATTGGCTTTTCAAGGTAAAAAATTACAAAACGGAAGTATCGGATTATATCTTTTTGTGTTTGTTTTAGGGCTTTGTGCCATTGTTTCCTATATATTTTTAGCTAAATAA
- the nuoK gene encoding NADH-quinone oxidoreductase subunit NuoK, whose protein sequence is MGNILNQIGIENYIFLSVVLFCIGIFGVLYRRNAIIVFMSIEIMLNAVNLLFVAFSTYHQDAQGQVFVFFSMAVAAAEVAVGLAILVSIFRNLGSISIDNLKNLKG, encoded by the coding sequence ATGGGTAATATATTAAATCAAATAGGTATTGAAAATTACATCTTTTTGAGTGTTGTACTTTTCTGTATTGGTATTTTTGGTGTATTGTACAGACGAAACGCTATTATCGTTTTCATGTCTATCGAAATCATGTTGAATGCTGTTAACCTTTTATTTGTTGCTTTTTCAACTTACCATCAGGATGCTCAGGGGCAAGTCTTTGTATTCTTCTCGATGGCGGTTGCTGCGGCAGAAGTTGCAGTTGGATTGGCTATTTTAGTTTCGATCTTTAGAAATTTAGGTTCGATTAGTATCGATAATTTAAAAAATTTAAAAGGATAA
- a CDS encoding NADH-quinone oxidoreductase subunit J, which translates to MIHIPDFAHATTVQIIFCFLAFITVITAFLTIFSRNPIHSAIYLVICFFSIAGHYLLLNSQFLAIVHIIVYSGAIMILFLFTIMLMNLNEQKEVHRPRITRLGAIVSFCLICIVLITIFINSKPIVGEYDSTGEDFQSIKVLGKYLLNEYMVPFEFASILLLVAMIGTVLLSKKEKLNK; encoded by the coding sequence ATGATACATATTCCCGATTTTGCACACGCAACAACTGTACAAATTATATTTTGTTTCTTAGCGTTTATTACGGTGATTACCGCTTTCCTGACTATTTTTAGCAGAAACCCAATTCATAGTGCTATTTATTTAGTGATTTGTTTTTTCTCTATTGCCGGTCATTATTTACTATTAAACTCTCAGTTTTTGGCTATCGTACACATCATAGTCTACTCGGGAGCGATTATGATTCTGTTCCTGTTTACGATCATGTTGATGAACCTGAACGAACAAAAAGAAGTACACCGTCCCAGAATTACTCGTTTAGGTGCAATTGTTTCTTTCTGTTTGATTTGCATAGTATTAATCACAATTTTTATCAACTCTAAACCAATTGTTGGCGAATACGATTCAACGGGTGAAGATTTCCAATCGATCAAAGTATTGGGTAAATACTTGCTGAACGAATATATGGTTCCGTTTGAATTTGCTTCAATCCTGCTTTTAGTAGCGATGATTGGAACTGTATTATTGTCTAAAAAAGAAAAATTAAATAAATAA
- a CDS encoding NADH-quinone oxidoreductase subunit I gives MSIETISLSGRKKLVSNKEMTFIERLYLVAIVKGLFITLKHLFRKKVTIHYPEQVREMSPVYRGQHQLKRDEQGRENCTACGLCALSCPAEAITMKAAERKADEKHLYREEKYAEIYEINMLRCIFCGLCEEACPKDAIYLTTSKVLVPSSYEREDFIFGKDRLVMPLDVAIKNAQLNNAN, from the coding sequence ATGTCAATAGAAACTATATCATTATCGGGTAGAAAAAAGTTGGTCTCTAACAAGGAGATGACTTTTATAGAACGATTGTATCTTGTGGCGATTGTAAAAGGATTGTTTATCACGCTTAAACACTTATTCAGAAAAAAAGTGACCATTCACTACCCTGAACAAGTCCGTGAAATGAGTCCGGTTTATCGTGGTCAGCACCAATTGAAACGTGATGAACAAGGTCGTGAAAACTGTACTGCCTGCGGATTATGTGCTTTATCATGCCCTGCAGAAGCCATCACAATGAAAGCCGCTGAGCGTAAAGCAGATGAAAAACATTTGTACAGAGAAGAGAAATACGCCGAAATTTATGAAATTAACATGCTTCGTTGCATTTTCTGTGGTTTATGTGAAGAAGCCTGTCCAAAGGATGCTATTTACCTGACGACTTCAAAAGTTTTGGTACCTTCAAGCTATGAAAGAGAAGATTTCATTTTTGGAAAAGACAGATTAGTGATGCCTCTTGACGTGGCTATCAAAAATGCTCAACTTAATAATGCTAACTAA
- the nuoH gene encoding NADH-quinone oxidoreductase subunit NuoH gives MESAFIIEKSVVIVVVFAITMIMAMYSTWAERKVAAFLQDRVGPNRAGWGGLLQPLADGMKLFSKEEFFPNTPNRFLFIVGPGIAMSTALMTSAVIPWGDRLHIFGKDIILQATDINIALLYIFGVLSVGVYGIMIGGWASNNKFSLMGAVRAASQMVSYEVAMGLSMIALLMMTGTLSLKEISLQQQGMNWNVFYQPLSFLIFLICSFAETNRTPFDLAECENELIGGYHTEYSSMKMGFYLFAEYASMFISATIISVLFFGGYNYPGMQWMVDNVGVNAGNILGIVVLFAKICFFIFFYMWVRWTIPRFRYDQLMNLGWRILIPLSIINIMITGAVILRHDIAAALGF, from the coding sequence ATGGAAAGTGCATTTATTATAGAAAAAAGTGTCGTTATTGTTGTCGTTTTTGCGATTACTATGATTATGGCGATGTATTCTACCTGGGCTGAGCGTAAAGTTGCTGCTTTTTTACAGGACCGTGTAGGACCAAACCGTGCCGGATGGGGAGGATTATTACAACCTCTTGCCGATGGTATGAAATTATTCTCGAAAGAAGAGTTTTTCCCAAATACGCCAAATAGATTTTTATTTATCGTAGGACCCGGAATCGCAATGAGTACGGCTTTAATGACAAGTGCCGTTATTCCTTGGGGAGACAGACTGCATATTTTTGGAAAAGACATTATCCTTCAGGCTACTGATATCAATATTGCTTTATTATATATTTTTGGTGTTCTTTCTGTTGGAGTTTATGGTATCATGATTGGTGGATGGGCTTCTAACAATAAATTCTCTTTGATGGGAGCTGTTCGTGCCGCTTCACAAATGGTTTCTTATGAAGTTGCCATGGGATTATCGATGATTGCTTTGTTAATGATGACCGGAACTTTAAGCCTAAAAGAAATTTCCTTACAACAACAAGGAATGAACTGGAATGTTTTTTACCAGCCGCTATCTTTTCTAATTTTCTTAATTTGTTCTTTCGCTGAAACCAACAGAACTCCTTTTGACTTAGCAGAATGTGAAAACGAATTAATTGGAGGTTACCATACTGAATATTCATCGATGAAAATGGGATTCTATTTATTTGCTGAATACGCGAGTATGTTCATCTCTGCCACTATTATTTCAGTATTATTCTTTGGTGGATACAATTATCCTGGAATGCAATGGATGGTTGATAATGTTGGAGTAAATGCCGGAAATATTTTAGGTATTGTTGTATTGTTTGCTAAAATATGTTTCTTCATCTTTTTCTATATGTGGGTACGCTGGACGATTCCAAGATTTAGATACGACCAATTAATGAATTTAGGATGGAGAATTTTAATTCCGCTTTCAATCATTAACATTATGATTACGGGTGCTGTAATATTAAGACACGATATCGCAGCAGCTTTAGGATTCTGA